One genomic window of Thioclava sp. GXIMD4216 includes the following:
- the cobU gene encoding bifunctional adenosylcobinamide kinase/adenosylcobinamide-phosphate guanylyltransferase, whose protein sequence is MSKIILMTGGARSGKSRLAEEQAQRLGSPAIYIATARIWDDETQERVDEHRARRVTGWRDIEAPIDLARALRETDGTAPRLVDCLTMWLTNLMMEDRDLAQELDALLATLSRLTSPVVFVTNEVGMGIVPENALARRFRDAQGHVNQKIAALADEVYLVTCGYALKVKPQ, encoded by the coding sequence ATGAGCAAGATCATACTAATGACCGGCGGGGCCCGTTCGGGCAAATCCCGCCTTGCAGAGGAGCAGGCACAGCGCCTTGGCTCCCCCGCGATCTATATTGCCACCGCCCGAATCTGGGACGACGAGACACAGGAGCGTGTCGATGAACACCGTGCCCGCCGCGTGACGGGCTGGCGCGATATCGAAGCCCCGATCGATCTTGCCCGAGCCCTGCGCGAGACAGATGGCACCGCCCCGCGCCTTGTCGATTGCCTGACCATGTGGCTGACCAATCTGATGATGGAAGACCGCGATCTGGCGCAGGAGCTGGACGCGCTTCTTGCCACTTTGTCTCGCCTGACATCTCCGGTGGTTTTTGTCACCAACGAGGTTGGTATGGGAATCGTCCCCGAAAACGCACTTGCGCGCCGTTTCAGAGACGCGCAGGGGCACGTTAATCAAAAAATAGCCGCGCTAGCAGACGAGGTCTATCTGGTCACCTGCGGCTATGCGTTAAAGGTCAAACCGCAATGA
- the cobT gene encoding nicotinate-nucleotide--dimethylbenzimidazole phosphoribosyltransferase codes for MSLFPLSALSELDVLADKLPVFDHAAADLAKSRQDQLTKPPGSLGRLEDLAIFMAGWQRRERPHIRKAQALVFAGNHGVCAQGVNPFPQSVTAQMVANYEHGGAAINQLCRANGAELSAVALDLDTPTADFTQAPAMTEAETLDALNRGAAAVDPEADVLILGEMGIGNSTIAAALAAALFGGEVGDWVGRGTGSDDAGVMRKISAISRGLERHKGLSAKHILAALGGREQAAICGAVLAARMYRIPVLLDGFICTASAAPLHGVDPALLAHCLVGHVSVEPGHRKLLAALDKQPILNFDMRLGEGTGAALSLGILRSALECHNGMATFAEAGVDGAEEPAVSAQ; via the coding sequence ATGAGCCTCTTTCCTCTTTCCGCCCTGTCCGAACTGGACGTTCTGGCCGACAAGCTGCCGGTCTTCGATCATGCTGCGGCCGATCTGGCCAAGTCCCGTCAGGACCAGCTGACCAAGCCGCCGGGGTCTTTGGGGCGGCTGGAGGATCTGGCGATCTTCATGGCGGGCTGGCAACGCCGCGAGCGCCCGCATATCCGCAAGGCGCAAGCCCTTGTTTTTGCCGGAAATCATGGGGTTTGTGCCCAAGGGGTGAACCCCTTCCCGCAATCGGTGACCGCGCAGATGGTGGCCAATTACGAACATGGCGGGGCGGCGATCAACCAGCTTTGCCGTGCCAACGGGGCCGAACTTTCGGCTGTGGCGCTGGATCTGGACACGCCCACGGCGGATTTCACGCAAGCGCCCGCCATGACCGAGGCCGAAACGCTGGACGCGCTCAATCGCGGGGCGGCGGCGGTGGACCCCGAAGCGGATGTGCTGATTCTGGGCGAGATGGGGATCGGCAACTCGACCATTGCCGCGGCGCTGGCCGCGGCCCTGTTTGGCGGTGAGGTCGGCGATTGGGTCGGGCGCGGCACCGGATCGGATGATGCGGGCGTGATGCGCAAGATCTCGGCCATCAGCCGCGGGCTGGAGCGCCATAAGGGACTGTCTGCCAAACATATTCTGGCGGCACTGGGCGGGCGTGAACAGGCCGCGATCTGTGGTGCGGTGCTGGCGGCGCGGATGTATCGTATCCCCGTGCTGCTGGACGGGTTTATCTGCACCGCGTCGGCGGCCCCGCTTCACGGCGTAGACCCCGCCCTTCTGGCGCATTGCCTTGTGGGGCATGTCAGCGTCGAGCCGGGCCATCGCAAGCTGCTGGCGGCGCTTGATAAACAACCGATCCTCAATTTCGACATGCGCCTTGGTGAGGGCACGGGCGCGGCCCTTTCGCTGGGGATCCTGCGCTCGGCGCTGGAGTGCCATAACGGAATGGCCACCTTTGCCGAAGCGGGGGTCGACGGGGCGGAAGAACCGGCGGTGTCCGCACAATGA
- a CDS encoding histidine phosphatase family protein translates to MSITPASEATELVLIRHAPVIGDGCVYGRRDLAACLPAPEQLARIALTVGAVDRIVASPALRCQQTAKALWPTEPITLNADLWEQDLGAWEGRAYAELPDLGPLPLKDLAAHRPPDGESFLDLGQRVIRAIDTLAASPGRIAVVAHAGSIRAVLGWATGALQGGLRFGIDPLSLSHVTVLRPEGAVITAVNRCV, encoded by the coding sequence ATGTCGATCACGCCCGCGTCAGAGGCGACCGAGCTGGTTCTGATCCGGCACGCGCCTGTTATCGGGGATGGCTGCGTCTATGGGCGGCGCGATCTGGCAGCCTGCCTTCCCGCGCCCGAGCAACTGGCGCGGATCGCCCTGACGGTGGGGGCGGTTGACCGGATCGTGGCCAGTCCCGCGCTGCGCTGCCAGCAGACAGCCAAAGCGCTTTGGCCCACAGAACCGATCACCCTGAACGCCGATCTGTGGGAGCAGGATCTGGGGGCATGGGAAGGGCGCGCCTATGCCGAGCTGCCCGATCTGGGGCCGCTGCCGCTCAAGGATCTGGCGGCGCATCGCCCCCCTGACGGGGAAAGCTTTCTGGATCTGGGGCAGCGGGTCATCCGCGCGATCGACACGCTCGCGGCGTCACCGGGGCGGATTGCGGTGGTCGCCCATGCGGGCAGTATCCGTGCGGTTCTGGGCTGGGCCACAGGCGCGCTGCAGGGTGGATTGCGCTTTGGCATCGACCCTTTGTCGCTCAGCCATGTGACAGTCCTGCGGCCCGAGGGAGCGGTGATTACCGCCGTGAACCGATGCGTCTGA
- a CDS encoding transglutaminase family protein, with protein MAIYASIHHLTHYKYDRNVMLGPQIIRLRPAPHSRTKVISHSLKVTPAEHFVNLQQDPYGNWLARFVFPEPVREFKIEVDLVADMTVYNPFDFFVEESAEHWPFDYPADYAADLAVYRTPEKSTKLLDAFVASIPRKKTRTVDFLVGLNTQISGLVDYTIRLEPGVQTPEETLTLKSGSCRDSSWLLVQVLRQLGFAARFVSGYLIQLKPDVKALDGPSGTEHDFTDLHAWVEVYLPGAGWIGLDPTSGLMTGESHIPLAATPHYRTAAPIAGGFTADGTPKVAFDFDMQVTRVAEHPRITKPFSDEAWDALNDLGKQVDRDLVASDVRLTMGGEPTFVSIDDFQSEEWNTAAVGPQKRDRADVLIRKLQSRFAPGGFLHYGQGKWYPGETLPRWTFSLYWRHDGQPVWSNNDLIAPEGTSQDATPHQAQELMREIAHQLDVDENYVIPAYEDPAEWLVKEAQLPENVTPKNSKLEDAEARHRIARVFDRGLTTPTAFVLPVQRWQAKAGGAGWRSEQWKLRRGAMLLAPGDSPAGYRLPLASLPHLSAAQYPYHNPADPTIPRPPLPKHDPVKPAERLSQPMASFIPSDPVTQGFVPQGSPEIDGFVRTALSVEPRDGRLCVFMPPVVWLEDYLDLLRAAEAAAANLGLKVHIEGYAPPHDPRLNVIRVAPDPGVIEVNIHPAHSWEDCVATTEAIYEEARLSRLGADKFMIDGRHTGTGGGNHVVVGGETPNDSPFLRRPDLLKSLILTWQRHPSLSYLFSGMFIGPTSQAPRIDEARHDSLYELEIALHQIQPHMSVPPWLTDRLLRNILIDVTGNTHRAEICIDKLYSPDGPTGRLGLVEFRGFEMPPHPRMSLAQQLLIRAIIARAWKAPIEGRPVRWGTVLHDRFMLPHFIWQDFLSLLEDLSLHGYDFDPAWFVAQEEFRFPFCGQITVEGVHLELKQALEPWHVLGETGAIGGTVRYTDSSVERMQVKMTSLHQDRYKVTCNGRFMPMTPTGTSGTSVAGVRYKAWKPPESLHPTLPTNAPLVFDIYDTWSNRAIGGCTYNVAHPGGRNYDTFPVNANEAEARRLARFQPFGHTPGAYVPKVEQPHPEFPLTLDLRRPVGLI; from the coding sequence ATGGCGATCTATGCATCCATTCATCACCTTACCCATTACAAATACGACAGAAATGTCATGCTTGGGCCACAGATCATCCGGCTGCGGCCTGCGCCCCATTCGCGTACCAAGGTGATTTCGCATTCGCTCAAAGTGACGCCTGCCGAGCATTTCGTGAACCTCCAGCAGGACCCCTATGGCAACTGGCTGGCGCGTTTCGTCTTCCCTGAGCCCGTGCGCGAATTCAAGATCGAGGTCGATCTTGTGGCCGATATGACGGTCTATAACCCGTTCGATTTCTTCGTCGAGGAATCCGCCGAGCATTGGCCGTTCGACTACCCCGCCGATTATGCCGCCGATCTGGCGGTCTATCGCACGCCCGAAAAAAGCACCAAGCTTCTGGACGCTTTCGTCGCCAGCATTCCGCGCAAGAAGACCCGCACGGTGGATTTTCTGGTCGGGCTGAATACGCAGATTTCCGGCCTTGTCGATTACACCATCCGGCTGGAACCGGGCGTGCAGACACCCGAGGAAACGCTGACGCTGAAGTCGGGCTCCTGCCGTGACAGCAGCTGGCTTCTGGTGCAGGTGCTGCGTCAGCTGGGCTTTGCCGCGCGCTTTGTCTCGGGCTATCTGATCCAGCTGAAACCCGATGTGAAGGCGCTCGATGGCCCCTCGGGGACCGAGCATGATTTCACCGATCTGCACGCCTGGGTCGAGGTCTATCTGCCCGGCGCGGGCTGGATCGGGCTGGACCCGACCTCGGGGTTGATGACGGGCGAAAGTCATATCCCGCTGGCGGCCACCCCTCATTACCGCACCGCCGCGCCGATTGCGGGGGGCTTCACCGCCGATGGCACGCCCAAGGTCGCGTTCGATTTCGACATGCAGGTCACGCGCGTGGCCGAACATCCCCGTATCACCAAGCCGTTTTCCGACGAGGCTTGGGACGCGCTGAATGATCTGGGCAAACAGGTTGACCGCGATCTTGTCGCAAGCGATGTGCGCCTGACGATGGGCGGCGAGCCGACCTTCGTGTCGATCGATGACTTCCAGTCCGAGGAATGGAACACCGCCGCCGTCGGCCCGCAAAAACGCGACCGCGCCGATGTGCTGATCCGCAAGCTGCAATCGCGTTTTGCCCCCGGTGGCTTCCTGCATTACGGTCAGGGCAAATGGTATCCGGGCGAGACCCTGCCGCGCTGGACGTTTTCGCTTTACTGGCGCCATGATGGCCAGCCGGTCTGGTCCAATAATGACCTGATCGCCCCCGAAGGCACCTCGCAGGATGCCACGCCCCATCAGGCGCAAGAGCTGATGCGCGAGATCGCCCATCAGCTGGATGTCGATGAAAACTATGTCATCCCCGCCTATGAGGACCCTGCCGAATGGCTGGTGAAAGAAGCCCAGCTGCCCGAGAATGTGACGCCCAAGAATTCGAAACTGGAAGATGCCGAGGCGCGCCATCGGATTGCCCGCGTCTTTGATCGCGGCTTGACCACGCCCACGGCCTTTGTGCTGCCGGTCCAGCGGTGGCAGGCCAAGGCGGGCGGTGCGGGTTGGCGCTCTGAACAATGGAAGCTGCGGCGCGGTGCGATGCTGCTGGCGCCCGGTGACAGCCCCGCAGGCTACCGTCTGCCGCTGGCCTCTCTGCCGCATCTGAGCGCTGCGCAATACCCCTATCACAACCCCGCCGATCCGACGATTCCGCGCCCGCCCCTGCCCAAGCACGATCCGGTGAAACCGGCGGAACGGCTCAGCCAGCCGATGGCCTCTTTCATCCCGTCCGACCCTGTGACGCAGGGCTTTGTCCCGCAGGGCTCGCCCGAGATCGACGGTTTCGTGCGCACCGCCCTTTCGGTCGAGCCGCGTGACGGGCGGCTATGCGTTTTCATGCCCCCCGTGGTCTGGCTGGAGGATTATCTGGACCTTCTGCGCGCCGCCGAGGCCGCCGCCGCCAATCTGGGGCTGAAGGTCCATATCGAGGGCTATGCGCCGCCCCATGACCCGCGTCTCAATGTGATCCGCGTGGCCCCCGATCCGGGCGTGATCGAGGTCAATATCCATCCCGCCCATTCTTGGGAGGATTGCGTGGCCACCACCGAGGCGATCTATGAAGAGGCCCGCCTCTCGCGGCTTGGGGCTGATAAATTCATGATCGACGGGCGCCATACCGGCACGGGTGGCGGCAACCATGTGGTGGTGGGGGGCGAGACCCCCAATGACAGCCCCTTCCTGCGTCGCCCCGATCTGTTGAAATCGCTGATCCTGACGTGGCAGCGGCACCCCTCGCTCAGCTATCTCTTCTCGGGCATGTTCATCGGCCCGACCTCGCAGGCGCCACGGATCGACGAGGCCCGCCATGACAGTCTTTACGAGCTTGAGATCGCGCTCCACCAGATCCAGCCGCATATGTCGGTGCCGCCTTGGCTGACCGACCGCCTCTTGCGCAATATCCTGATTGATGTGACAGGCAATACCCACCGCGCCGAAATCTGTATCGACAAGCTCTATTCCCCCGATGGCCCCACGGGGCGTCTGGGGCTGGTCGAGTTCCGCGGCTTCGAAATGCCGCCCCATCCGCGCATGTCGCTGGCCCAGCAGCTTCTGATCCGCGCGATCATTGCCCGCGCGTGGAAAGCGCCTATCGAGGGCCGCCCCGTGCGCTGGGGCACCGTGCTGCATGACCGCTTCATGCTGCCGCATTTCATCTGGCAGGACTTCCTCTCGCTACTGGAAGACCTCAGCCTGCATGGCTATGACTTCGACCCCGCGTGGTTTGTGGCGCAGGAAGAATTCCGCTTCCCCTTCTGCGGGCAGATCACCGTCGAGGGCGTCCATCTGGAGTTGAAACAGGCGCTGGAGCCGTGGCATGTGCTGGGCGAGACCGGCGCGATTGGCGGTACCGTGCGCTATACCGATAGCTCGGTCGAGCGGATGCAGGTCAAGATGACCTCGCTGCACCAAGACCGCTATAAGGTCACCTGTAACGGGCGCTTCATGCCGATGACCCCCACGGGCACCTCGGGAACGTCGGTCGCGGGGGTGCGCTATAAGGCGTGGAAACCGCCGGAATCGCTGCACCCGACGCTGCCCACCAATGCGCCTCTGGTCTTTGACATCTATGACACATGGTCGAACCGCGCGATTGGCGGCTGCACCTATAACGTGGCCCATCCGGGCGGGCGCAATTACGACACCTTCCCCGTCAATGCCAATGAGGCCGAGGCGCGGCGTCTCGCGCGCTTCCAGCCCTTCGGCCACACACCCGGCGCCTATGTGCCAAAGGTGGAACAGCCCCACCCCGAATTTCCGCTCACGCTTGACCTGCGCCGCCCAGTCGGGCTGATCTAG
- a CDS encoding adenosylcobinamide-GDP ribazoletransferase, which translates to MIRARLAELQLAIMLLSRLPAGRLPEERISLGHTVWAYPIAGLVIGVGGALSLWLSALLGLPAFAAALICLVALTFLTGALHEDGLADLADGLGGGRDREKKLEIMRDSRIGSYGVTALVLAYGLRACGIATLYTHGPHLAAAALIALSMASRAQIALWQHVMPVARTDGMGHAAHGVPRSALTLALLYGALGLSLTGWMAPVVALCVLAGGGAVAIVARRQISGQTGDVLGASQQVAEIMGWIGLMALI; encoded by the coding sequence ATGATCCGCGCACGTCTGGCCGAGCTGCAACTTGCCATCATGCTGTTGTCGCGCCTGCCCGCAGGGCGCCTGCCCGAAGAACGGATCAGTCTGGGACATACGGTCTGGGCCTATCCGATTGCCGGTCTGGTCATCGGGGTTGGCGGTGCGCTCAGCCTCTGGCTATCGGCCCTTCTGGGGCTGCCCGCCTTTGCCGCCGCGCTGATTTGTCTGGTTGCGCTGACCTTTCTTACAGGGGCGCTGCATGAGGACGGGCTGGCCGATCTGGCCGACGGGTTGGGCGGCGGGCGCGACCGCGAGAAGAAGCTGGAGATCATGCGTGACAGCCGGATCGGCAGCTACGGGGTGACCGCGCTGGTGCTGGCCTATGGTCTGCGCGCCTGCGGGATTGCCACGCTTTACACCCACGGGCCGCATCTGGCGGCGGCAGCCCTGATCGCGCTGTCGATGGCCTCGCGGGCACAGATCGCGCTGTGGCAGCATGTCATGCCGGTTGCCCGTACGGACGGGATGGGCCATGCCGCGCATGGGGTGCCACGGTCGGCACTGACTCTGGCGCTGCTCTATGGCGCGCTGGGGCTGAGCCTGACCGGCTGGATGGCACCGGTTGTGGCGCTATGCGTTCTGGCAGGCGGCGGGGCTGTCGCCATCGTGGCGCGGCGCCAGATCAGCGGCCAGACCGGCGACGTCTTAGGGGCCAGCCAGCAAGTGGCCGAAATCATGGGCTGGATCGGCCTTATGGCACTGATCTGA